One window of the Deltaproteobacteria bacterium genome contains the following:
- a CDS encoding acyl-CoA synthetase, with protein sequence MDWPPAALRASARPAVTVGDAVLSYAELSRRVDARASALARAGVRAGSRVPLVAAPTPDTVIAYLACARIGAVSVPIAPSAGAAARAHIETNAQRGALPDDAALILHTSGTTGPPKGAVITWTNITSNLDALADAWQWTGDDTVVHALPLFHVHGLVLGLFGAIARGGALRWLPRFSPAALAAAIAPGDVVFAVPTMYHRLADAAADDGEIARGLRRARLLVSGSAALPVREHQRLAALGCAVYERYGLTETLINCAVRAGGPPAPGFVGPPLGGVQLRIVEVPADADAAGDAAATPDAPAPRRPDAPPGTIGEIAVRGPNVFSGYLGDDRATAAVRDAGGWFYTGDLGARDAGGRVRVLGRRSTDLIKTGGYRVGAGEVEDALLAQPGVREAAVVGVPDADLGERIVAFVVGDGDAGRLAAAVADQIGAHKRPREVRFVAELPKNALGKVRKAALRAAARHP encoded by the coding sequence ATGGATTGGCCGCCCGCCGCCCTGCGCGCCAGCGCTCGCCCCGCCGTCACCGTCGGCGACGCGGTGTTGTCGTACGCGGAGCTGTCCCGGCGGGTCGACGCGCGCGCCAGCGCCCTGGCGCGCGCCGGTGTCCGCGCCGGGTCGCGCGTGCCGCTGGTCGCCGCGCCGACGCCGGACACCGTGATCGCCTACCTCGCGTGCGCGCGGATCGGCGCGGTGAGCGTGCCGATCGCCCCGTCGGCCGGCGCCGCGGCGCGCGCGCACATCGAGACCAACGCGCAGCGCGGCGCGCTGCCCGACGACGCGGCGCTCATCTTGCACACATCGGGCACGACCGGGCCGCCCAAGGGCGCGGTGATCACGTGGACCAACATCACGTCGAACCTCGACGCGCTCGCCGACGCGTGGCAGTGGACGGGCGACGACACGGTCGTCCACGCGCTGCCGCTGTTTCACGTGCACGGGCTCGTGCTCGGCCTGTTCGGCGCGATCGCACGCGGCGGTGCGCTGCGCTGGCTGCCCCGGTTTTCGCCGGCGGCGCTCGCCGCCGCGATCGCGCCCGGCGACGTGGTGTTCGCCGTGCCGACCATGTATCACCGACTCGCCGACGCCGCCGCAGACGACGGGGAGATCGCGCGGGGTCTCCGTCGCGCGCGCCTGTTGGTGTCGGGCTCCGCGGCGCTGCCGGTGCGCGAACACCAGCGGCTCGCGGCGCTCGGCTGCGCGGTCTACGAGCGCTACGGCCTGACGGAGACGCTGATCAACTGCGCGGTGCGCGCCGGCGGCCCGCCGGCGCCCGGCTTCGTCGGACCGCCGCTCGGCGGGGTGCAGTTGCGCATCGTCGAGGTCCCGGCCGACGCGGATGCGGCGGGCGACGCGGCCGCCACGCCGGACGCGCCGGCGCCCCGGCGGCCGGACGCACCGCCGGGCACGATCGGCGAGATCGCGGTGCGCGGCCCGAACGTGTTTTCCGGCTACCTGGGCGACGACCGCGCGACCGCGGCGGTGCGCGACGCCGGCGGCTGGTTCTATACCGGCGACCTCGGCGCGCGCGACGCCGGCGGCCGCGTGCGCGTGCTCGGCCGCCGGTCGACCGACCTCATCAAGACGGGCGGCTACCGCGTGGGCGCGGGCGAGGTCGAAGACGCCCTGCTCGCCCAGCCGGGAGTGCGCGAGGCGGCCGTGGTCGGCGTGCCGGATGCCGACCTGGGCGAGCGTATCGTCGCGTTCGTCGTCGGCGACGGCGACGCCGGCCGGCTCGCCGCGGCGGTGGCCGACCAGATCGGCGCCCACAAGCGCCCGCGAGAGGTCCGCTTCGTCGCCGAGCTGCCGAAGAACGCGCTGGGCAAGGTCCGCAAGGCCGCCCTTCGCGCGGCGGCCCGCCACCCGTGA
- a CDS encoding TVP38/TMEM64 family protein produces the protein MRSGLWCMGVADAILDVTRWAHGLGPAGAIAFAVLYAAAAVAFVPGSVLTLAAGFLWGPVWGVVVVAPASWLAAAAAFALGRTLLRPAVERRLHRWPRAAAIDRAIGDRPVLVVALLRLSPIVPFVVANYALALSRVRFAPYLVASAVGMLPATVAYVYAGSAVSQLAAIAGGGGARPGRWLFWLGLVATVALAVWLARTARRALSRALEGAA, from the coding sequence ATGCGTTCCGGTCTATGGTGTATGGGCGTGGCCGACGCCATCCTCGACGTGACGCGCTGGGCGCACGGGCTGGGCCCGGCCGGGGCCATCGCGTTCGCGGTCCTGTACGCCGCCGCCGCGGTGGCGTTCGTGCCCGGGTCGGTCCTCACGCTGGCGGCGGGGTTCTTGTGGGGGCCGGTGTGGGGCGTCGTCGTGGTCGCGCCGGCCAGCTGGCTCGCCGCGGCCGCCGCGTTCGCCCTCGGCCGCACGCTGCTGCGCCCCGCGGTCGAGCGGCGGCTGCACCGCTGGCCGCGCGCCGCCGCGATCGATCGCGCGATCGGCGACCGGCCGGTGCTGGTCGTCGCGCTGCTGCGGCTGTCGCCGATCGTGCCGTTCGTGGTCGCCAACTACGCGCTCGCGCTGTCGCGGGTGCGGTTCGCGCCGTATCTGGTCGCGTCCGCCGTCGGCATGCTGCCGGCGACGGTCGCGTACGTCTACGCCGGATCGGCGGTGTCCCAGCTGGCCGCGATCGCCGGCGGCGGCGGGGCGCGGCCCGGCCGGTGGCTGTTCTGGCTCGGCCTGGTCGCGACCGTCGCGCTCGCGGTGTGGCTGGCGCGCACGGCGCGGCGCGCGCTGTCGCGCGCGCTCGAGGGGGCGGCGTGA
- a CDS encoding radical SAM protein yields the protein MDVTLILTHRCNLACGYCYAGEHVRRDMDAATLDRAVDLLFADGADRAQLSFFGGEPFLAFDAMRRAVARAERHARAAGARLAVQCTTNATALGPEQVAFVREHGIRCTVSIDGVRAAHDLNRPRAGGGSSYDQVRAGLRRLVRTGCAPDALMVISPQTVPYVYASVSELWAEGVGMVRANLVLDAPWTAEDRDELREQLLAVGWELLARRTRGEAVAFEPFERAMRPVRRKPAGGRRPHVVVATSGHLYPCAPMVGEDRDDGREAALRVGHLDDGAPAIARRAAACGVGCDDGRGCACAAYLETGDPGTPGPNGRWFGAVCGELGAAIADALARGPYPSRAAGTGGAGRRPFVIGVAAALAGLAAGGSALLRAGLPGCKRPRDGVDAVVARGEMAGPGAGGGPGDDPLAGVDLDEVVPTGATAFPPAGDDPPDGATVGEDAPPLPGELRAPDPAPAVEGDLAAPPEPAIDLRPRGQLRRPAGDSAPRGPGSAAGGD from the coding sequence ATGGACGTGACGCTGATCCTCACGCACCGGTGCAATCTGGCGTGCGGCTACTGCTACGCGGGCGAGCACGTGCGGCGGGACATGGACGCGGCGACCCTCGACCGGGCCGTCGACCTGCTGTTTGCCGACGGCGCCGACCGCGCGCAGCTGTCGTTCTTCGGCGGCGAGCCGTTTTTGGCGTTCGACGCGATGCGCCGGGCCGTGGCGCGCGCGGAGCGGCACGCGCGCGCCGCCGGCGCACGGCTCGCGGTGCAGTGTACGACCAACGCCACCGCGCTCGGCCCCGAACAGGTCGCGTTCGTTCGCGAGCACGGGATCCGCTGCACCGTGTCGATCGACGGCGTGCGCGCGGCGCACGACCTCAACCGGCCGCGCGCGGGCGGCGGGTCGAGCTACGACCAGGTGCGCGCGGGGTTGCGGCGCCTGGTGCGCACCGGCTGTGCGCCGGACGCGCTGATGGTGATCTCACCGCAGACGGTGCCGTACGTGTACGCGTCGGTGAGCGAGCTGTGGGCCGAAGGCGTCGGCATGGTGCGCGCCAACCTGGTGCTCGACGCGCCGTGGACCGCGGAGGACCGCGACGAGTTGCGCGAGCAACTGTTGGCCGTCGGCTGGGAGCTGCTCGCGCGGCGCACGCGCGGCGAGGCGGTCGCGTTCGAGCCGTTCGAGCGGGCGATGCGCCCGGTCCGGCGAAAACCGGCCGGCGGGCGGCGGCCGCACGTGGTCGTCGCGACGTCCGGGCACCTGTACCCGTGCGCGCCGATGGTCGGCGAGGACCGCGACGACGGCCGCGAGGCGGCACTCCGCGTCGGCCACCTGGACGACGGCGCGCCGGCGATCGCTCGCCGGGCCGCGGCGTGCGGCGTGGGGTGCGACGACGGCCGCGGCTGCGCGTGCGCCGCCTACCTGGAAACCGGCGACCCCGGCACGCCCGGACCGAACGGGCGGTGGTTCGGCGCCGTGTGCGGCGAGCTCGGCGCGGCGATCGCCGATGCGCTCGCGCGCGGGCCGTATCCGTCGCGGGCGGCCGGCACCGGCGGGGCGGGGCGGCGGCCGTTCGTCATCGGCGTCGCCGCCGCGCTCGCCGGGCTCGCGGCGGGCGGGTCGGCGCTGTTGCGCGCCGGGCTGCCCGGCTGCAAGCGGCCGCGCGACGGCGTCGACGCCGTCGTGGCGCGGGGCGAGATGGCGGGACCGGGCGCGGGCGGCGGGCCGGGCGACGACCCGCTCGCCGGCGTCGACCTCGACGAGGTCGTGCCGACGGGCGCGACGGCGTTTCCGCCCGCGGGCGACGACCCGCCCGACGGCGCGACGGTCGGCGAGGACGCGCCGCCGTTGCCCGGCGAGCTGCGCGCGCCCGACCCGGCGCCGGCCGTCGAAGGCGATCTCGCGGCACCGCCGGAGCCGGCGATCGACCTGCGTCCGCGCGGGCAGCTGCGGCGGCCTGCCGGCGACTCGGCCCCGCGCGGCCCCGGCTCGGCCGCAGGCGGGGACTGA
- a CDS encoding glycosyltransferase gives MAGAHGAARAVARARGGGVTAVVVMAKAPVPGRVKTRLCPPLSPDRAARLASAFAVDTWASAVRVAGPLARLAYAGPRQRFAPPLRDAAGFAQVGGDLGARIEHAARAGLALADRAVVIGTDAPGLPPALIAAAAAELAACDAVLGPAVDGGYYLIGLRRCEPGLLADLPWSAPDTLRATERRLRARGFRVARLPVWFDVDDAAGLALLRAAIAAGAVDAPATKSALVQEEPCDCP, from the coding sequence GTGGCTGGCGCGCACGGCGCGGCGCGCGCTGTCGCGCGCGCTCGAGGGGGCGGCGTGACCGCGGTCGTCGTGATGGCCAAGGCGCCCGTGCCGGGGCGGGTCAAGACGCGGCTGTGTCCGCCGCTGTCGCCCGACCGCGCCGCGCGGCTGGCGTCCGCGTTCGCGGTCGACACGTGGGCGTCCGCGGTGCGCGTGGCCGGGCCGCTGGCGCGGCTGGCGTACGCGGGCCCGCGGCAGCGATTCGCGCCGCCGTTGCGCGACGCGGCCGGCTTCGCGCAGGTCGGCGGCGATCTCGGCGCGCGGATCGAGCACGCCGCCCGCGCGGGGCTCGCCCTGGCGGACCGCGCGGTGGTGATCGGCACCGATGCGCCGGGCCTGCCGCCGGCGCTGATCGCGGCGGCCGCCGCCGAGCTGGCGGCGTGCGACGCGGTGCTCGGCCCGGCAGTCGACGGCGGCTACTACCTGATCGGTCTTCGGCGGTGCGAGCCGGGGCTGCTGGCCGACCTGCCGTGGAGCGCGCCGGACACGCTGCGCGCGACCGAGCGCCGCCTGCGCGCGCGGGGGTTTCGCGTCGCGCGGTTGCCGGTGTGGTTCGACGTCGACGACGCCGCGGGGCTCGCACTGCTGCGCGCCGCGATCGCGGCCGGCGCAGTCGATGCGCCTGCAACAAAATCCGCGCTGGTGCAGGAGGAGCCGTGCGACTGTCCGTGA
- a CDS encoding glycosyltransferase: MERAGHAARDRAPPARAGVSRRAVAGVVRRRRRRGARTAARRDRGRRSRCACNKIRAGAGGAVRLSVIVPVYNEAARLPAALAALAAQPGIDEVIVVDGDSDDGSADLARAAGATLVRAPRGRGTQLNAGAAAASGDVLLFLHADVDLPAGAAAIVARALADPRVVAGAFRTWTVVHRRRWLAPLVHIADVRSRVSRAPYGDQAVFVRAGAFWAAGGFPDVPLMEDIALARALRRIGRIRIVPHRVRVSGRRFEAGLVRATVAMNTFPLLFRLGVPPHVLARLYGAPR; this comes from the coding sequence GTGGAGCGCGCCGGACACGCTGCGCGCGACCGAGCGCCGCCTGCGCGCGCGGGGGTTTCGCGTCGCGCGGTTGCCGGTGTGGTTCGACGTCGACGACGCCGCGGGGCTCGCACTGCTGCGCGCCGCGATCGCGGCCGGCGCAGTCGATGCGCCTGCAACAAAATCCGCGCTGGTGCAGGAGGAGCCGTGCGACTGTCCGTGATCGTTCCGGTGTACAACGAGGCGGCCCGGCTGCCGGCCGCGCTCGCCGCGCTCGCCGCACAGCCGGGCATCGACGAGGTGATCGTCGTCGACGGCGACAGCGACGACGGCAGCGCCGACCTCGCCCGGGCCGCCGGCGCCACCTTGGTGCGCGCGCCGCGCGGTCGCGGCACCCAGCTCAACGCGGGGGCCGCCGCCGCGTCCGGGGATGTGCTGCTGTTTCTGCACGCGGACGTCGACCTGCCGGCCGGCGCGGCGGCCATCGTCGCCCGCGCGCTGGCCGACCCGCGCGTCGTCGCCGGCGCGTTTCGCACGTGGACGGTCGTGCACCGGCGCCGGTGGCTCGCGCCGCTGGTCCACATTGCCGACGTGCGGTCGCGGGTGTCGCGCGCGCCCTACGGGGACCAGGCGGTGTTCGTCCGCGCCGGCGCGTTCTGGGCCGCCGGCGGCTTCCCCGACGTGCCGCTGATGGAGGACATCGCGCTGGCGCGCGCGCTGCGGCGCATCGGCCGGATCCGGATCGTGCCGCACCGGGTGCGCGTGTCGGGCCGCCGGTTCGAGGCCGGGCTCGTGCGCGCGACGGTCGCGATGAACACGTTCCCGCTGCTGTTTCGGCTCGGCGTGCCGCCGCACGTGCTCGCGCGCCTGTACGGCGCGCCGCGCTGA
- a CDS encoding AAA family ATPase: MSDTSMKADDLHLLEVLDVRPDQGMIHLKDRRMLLWDADAFGGLRRELIDAVGVDRARTILHRFGFSNGYRDARSMRDMFRWESDEQWWLACPALQRNEGKVLTEPRRLVFDRDAGVFEMEVHWRHSYEAEQHRRLYGRAGEPVCWTVTGYASGYSTACFGEDVFVVEHECCAVTGGDTCRVVGKTRRAWGDDGARLAAMYEQRKLAEDLERLEAQLRRRARELARERRALDKLGSSRRSTVTTKSKAMERVLDMAETVAQVDATVLITGESGVGKERVARYIHDASPRADGPFIPVNCGALPETLLESELFGHVKGAFTGAEANKRGLFEAAAGGTIFLDEIGETSPATQVKLLRVLQDKHVRPVGATDTLPVDVRVIAATNRNLDEMVAEGTFRTDLYYRLKVVAVDIPPLRRRREDILPLAREFAAAAGRAYGRGPCTLSPAAAELLLAYPWPGNVRELENAIESAVVLSGNAERIEPDVLPAEIRGTGTSPLGLLADELLPLSEVERRYVLSVLDRFEGNRTHTAKALGIGSNTLWRKLKAWGVPPARD; this comes from the coding sequence ATGTCCGACACCTCCATGAAGGCCGACGATCTGCACCTGCTTGAGGTCCTCGACGTGCGCCCGGACCAGGGCATGATCCACCTCAAGGACCGGAGAATGCTGCTGTGGGACGCCGATGCGTTCGGCGGCCTGCGGCGCGAGCTGATCGACGCGGTCGGGGTCGACCGCGCCCGGACGATCCTCCACCGTTTTGGATTCTCCAACGGCTACCGCGACGCGCGCAGCATGCGCGACATGTTCCGATGGGAGTCCGACGAGCAGTGGTGGCTCGCGTGCCCGGCGCTGCAGCGCAACGAGGGCAAGGTGCTCACCGAGCCGCGCCGACTCGTGTTCGACCGGGACGCGGGCGTGTTCGAGATGGAGGTCCACTGGCGCCACTCGTACGAAGCCGAGCAGCACCGCCGCCTGTACGGCCGCGCCGGCGAGCCGGTGTGCTGGACGGTCACCGGCTATGCGTCGGGCTACTCGACGGCGTGTTTCGGCGAAGACGTGTTCGTCGTCGAGCACGAGTGCTGCGCGGTCACCGGCGGCGACACGTGTCGCGTCGTCGGCAAGACGCGCCGGGCGTGGGGCGACGACGGCGCCCGGCTGGCGGCGATGTACGAGCAGCGCAAGCTCGCCGAAGACCTCGAACGCCTCGAGGCGCAGCTCCGGCGCCGGGCGCGCGAGCTGGCCCGCGAGCGCCGCGCGCTCGACAAGCTCGGCTCCTCGCGCCGGTCCACCGTCACCACCAAGAGCAAGGCGATGGAGCGCGTACTCGACATGGCCGAGACGGTCGCCCAGGTCGACGCGACGGTGCTGATCACCGGCGAAAGCGGTGTCGGCAAAGAGCGCGTCGCGCGCTACATCCACGACGCGTCGCCGCGCGCGGACGGGCCGTTCATCCCGGTCAACTGCGGTGCGCTGCCCGAGACCCTGCTCGAAAGCGAGCTGTTCGGCCACGTCAAGGGCGCGTTCACCGGCGCCGAGGCCAACAAGCGCGGCCTGTTCGAAGCGGCCGCCGGCGGGACGATCTTTCTCGACGAGATCGGTGAAACGTCGCCGGCCACTCAGGTCAAGCTGTTGCGGGTGCTGCAAGACAAACACGTGCGCCCGGTCGGGGCGACGGACACTCTGCCAGTGGACGTGCGCGTGATCGCGGCGACCAACCGCAACCTCGACGAAATGGTTGCCGAAGGAACGTTCCGGACGGATCTATACTATCGGCTCAAAGTGGTCGCCGTCGACATCCCGCCGCTGCGCCGCCGCCGAGAGGACATCCTGCCGCTGGCGCGCGAGTTCGCCGCCGCCGCCGGCCGCGCGTACGGCCGCGGGCCGTGCACGCTGTCGCCGGCCGCGGCCGAGTTGCTGTTGGCGTACCCGTGGCCCGGCAACGTGCGCGAACTCGAAAACGCGATCGAAAGCGCGGTCGTGTTGTCCGGCAACGCCGAGCGGATCGAGCCGGACGTGTTGCCGGCCGAAATCCGCGGCACCGGCACGTCGCCGCTGGGACTGCTGGCCGACGAGCTGTTGCCGCTGTCGGAGGTCGAACGCCGCTACGTGCTCAGCGTGCTCGACCGGTTCGAGGGCAACCGGACCCACACCGCCAAGGCCCTCGGCATCGGCTCGAACACGCTGTGGCGCAAGCTCAAGGCGTGGGGCGTCCCGCCGGCGCGCGATTGA
- a CDS encoding DUF2330 domain-containing protein, whose translation MSLQRLVALLASGSLAAAAYLSDLRSARACGCFAPPDPSVPIVQAGENILFAVQDGVVTAHIQVQYAGPAEEFGWLLPLPSLPEMSLGVDELFAQLINTTQPKYVLDAEYRGDCPFDPSRFGGAPGASDTSDDGEGGGPGGGGDPLVLQDSIGPYDYAVLRADSKQPMLDWLRDNGYFVPAGTDDAVDAYIRPGAYFLALRLHKGNDVGDLQPVVVRYPSDLPMIPIVLTSVAADPDMGVQVWVLGEHRAIPRNYYHTTINDALVDWINFGANYVDLVTAAADEAEGGRTFVTEYAGPSDVMAGVLDPPGRFGDLAELAAITDAVDYINYLNWNGYPIQQQVPPFGLQYSSQLLAILQRHLPMPAKLAAELGLTPNDYYASFEYFVRYHRQEHPELYDDLDLDFDPVAMTAEIEERVVAPTREAGDLFRRYPKLTRLFTTLSPEEMTRDPVFSFNPDLPDVSNEHRGRIIYYCDGSTDEAGKTPARIITESGFELDLPDGTDANPWADRDMPRSHRIGVLREEGPEEIVVDNTDAILAALRGNRARGCSVSGASAVAPLAVALLGLIAAGAVRRRRRG comes from the coding sequence ATGTCGCTGCAACGACTCGTCGCCCTGCTGGCGAGCGGCTCCCTCGCGGCCGCCGCCTATCTGTCCGACCTGCGCTCGGCGCGCGCGTGCGGTTGCTTCGCGCCGCCCGATCCGTCCGTGCCGATCGTCCAGGCCGGAGAGAACATCCTGTTCGCGGTCCAGGACGGGGTCGTCACCGCGCACATTCAGGTGCAGTATGCCGGTCCCGCGGAGGAGTTCGGCTGGTTGTTGCCGCTGCCATCGCTGCCGGAGATGTCGCTCGGGGTGGACGAGCTGTTCGCCCAGCTCATCAACACGACGCAGCCCAAGTACGTGCTCGACGCCGAGTACCGCGGCGACTGCCCGTTCGACCCGAGCCGGTTCGGCGGCGCGCCGGGGGCGTCGGACACCTCCGACGATGGCGAAGGCGGCGGGCCCGGCGGCGGCGGCGACCCGCTCGTGTTGCAGGACTCGATCGGCCCGTACGACTACGCGGTGCTGCGCGCCGACTCCAAGCAGCCGATGCTCGACTGGCTGCGCGACAACGGCTACTTCGTTCCGGCCGGAACGGACGACGCGGTCGACGCGTACATCCGGCCGGGCGCGTACTTCCTCGCCCTCCGCCTGCACAAGGGCAACGACGTCGGCGACCTCCAGCCGGTCGTGGTGCGCTATCCGTCCGACCTGCCGATGATCCCGATCGTGCTCACGAGCGTCGCGGCCGACCCCGACATGGGCGTGCAGGTTTGGGTGCTCGGGGAACACCGCGCGATCCCGCGAAACTACTATCACACGACCATCAACGATGCGCTGGTCGACTGGATCAACTTCGGCGCCAACTACGTGGACCTCGTGACGGCCGCCGCCGACGAGGCCGAGGGCGGCCGCACGTTCGTCACCGAGTACGCCGGTCCCAGCGATGTCATGGCCGGCGTGCTCGACCCGCCGGGGCGCTTCGGCGATCTGGCGGAGCTGGCCGCGATCACGGATGCGGTCGACTACATCAACTATCTCAACTGGAACGGCTACCCGATCCAGCAGCAGGTGCCGCCGTTTGGCCTGCAGTACTCCAGCCAACTGTTGGCCATTCTCCAGCGGCATCTGCCGATGCCGGCCAAGCTCGCCGCCGAACTCGGCCTGACGCCGAACGACTACTACGCGAGCTTCGAGTATTTCGTCCGCTACCACCGCCAGGAACACCCCGAGCTGTACGACGACCTCGACCTCGACTTCGATCCGGTCGCGATGACGGCCGAGATCGAGGAGCGCGTGGTCGCGCCGACGCGCGAGGCCGGCGACCTGTTCCGCCGCTATCCGAAACTCACGCGGTTGTTCACGACGCTGTCGCCCGAGGAGATGACCCGCGACCCGGTGTTCAGCTTCAACCCGGACCTGCCGGACGTGAGCAACGAACACCGCGGCCGCATCATCTACTACTGCGACGGGTCGACCGACGAGGCGGGCAAGACGCCGGCGCGCATCATCACGGAAAGTGGGTTCGAACTCGACCTGCCCGACGGCACCGACGCCAACCCCTGGGCGGATCGGGACATGCCGCGCAGTCACCGCATCGGCGTGTTGCGCGAGGAGGGGCCCGAGGAGATCGTCGTCGACAACACCGACGCGATCCTCGCGGCGTTGCGCGGCAACCGCGCGCGGGGCTGCAGCGTGTCCGGCGCGTCGGCGGTCGCGCCGCTGGCCGTCGCGCTCCTGGGCCTGATCGCGGCCGGCGCCGTGCGCCGCCGCCGCCGCGGATGA